One window from the genome of Salvia miltiorrhiza cultivar Shanhuang (shh) chromosome 7, IMPLAD_Smil_shh, whole genome shotgun sequence encodes:
- the LOC130992603 gene encoding putative F-box protein At1g49610, producing the protein MKKSKRSKAEDRLSELPDSVIFQILWLLPMTDVVRTIILSKRWRNLWTTTPFLNFDNEAMSINDNDNDDRLLKFVNRALLCWNGIRVLKFKFVSRQQLYDSTYSDINLWVSFAMRNRVEDLYLNVYCESVSGMDGGKNDVYWVPQFLFSCPSLKELTLIDCNIDISGDVQWNQLKSLRIEGFRVTAHVIDQILIGTPQLTVFILRFADVGESLSIQSSSLKELSIDKYFLTYEDLWTFSELRIWTPNLETLEIKGIPYSKCMLIDVLSLTRATIGLSGLEHCDQDDALLRGIKFEDGLFSGNDFQGNTLSQIITTIQHVENVKLLKCCIKVLGVLKRKCMHSSFPNVKSLELSCCFNDYEQIVNHLEIFPQLERLVLEGVRRDDYKDKESLKFEANLPNSFLMQLRTIEVTWFNGYSMFPLIEILLKYASKLERMVFRVEKSIFAPSPLSSLLLASQTLLRMSRSSPNCKIDFYDCRNARDS; encoded by the exons ATGAAAAAATCAAAGAGAAGTAAAGCTGAGGATCGACTCAGCGAGTTGCCGGACTCAGTAATATTTCAGATATTGTGGTTGTTGCCGATGACAGATGTGGTTAGGACAATAATTCTATCCAAGCGCTGGAGAAACCTTTGGACCACCACCCCGTTCCTTAATTTCGACAATGAAGCTATGTCGATTaatgataatgataatgatGATAGACTTCTGAAATTCGTTAATCGGGCTTTATTATGCTGGAACGGAATCAGGGTTTTGAAATTCAAGTTCGTTTCGCGCCAGCAGCTCTATGATTCAACATACAGTGATATTAATTTGTGGGTCAGCTTCGCTATGAGAAATAGAGTCGAAGATTTATATTTAAATGTGTACTGCGAAAGTGTATCAGGGATGGATGGTGGTAAGAATGATGTGTACTGGGTGCCGCAGTTTCTCTTCTCGTGCCCGTCTCTTAAAGAGTTAACACTCATAGATTGCAACATCGATATTTCTGGGGATGTGCAGTGGAATCAACTCAAGAGTTTGAGGATTGAAGGCTTCAGGGTCACTGCACATGTGATTGACCAAATATTGATTGGTACCCCTCAGTTGACAGTCTTTATCTTGAGATTTGCAGATGTAGGTGAAAGCTTGAGTATCCAATCTAGTAGTTTGAAAGAGCTGTCGATTGACAAGTACTTTTTGACATATGAAGATTTATGGACGTTTTCGGAGCTCAGAATTTGGACCCCAAATCTTGAAACATTAGAAATTAAAGGAATTCCATATAGCAAGTGTATGCTGATTGATGTATTGTCTTTAACCCGTGCAACTATTGGGTTATCCGGTCTAGAACATTGTGATCAGGATGATGCTCTCTTACGTGGGATCAAGTTTGAGGACGGCTTATTTTCTGGGAATGATTTTCAAGGAAACACATTGAGTCAAATTATTACAACCATTCAACATGTTGAAAATGTCAAATTATTGAAATGTTGCATCAAG GTGCTCGGAGTATTGAAAAGGAAATGTATGCATTCATCTTTTCCTAATGTCAAATCCCTAGAGCTTAGTTGTTGTTTCAATGACTATGAACAAATAGTAAATCATCTTGAGATTTTCCCTCAATTGGAGAGGTTAGTCCTTGAAGGCGTTAGAAGAGATGACTACAAAGACAAAGAGTCACTCAAGTTTGAAGCAAATCTCCCTAATTCCTTTCTTATGCAGTTGAGGACAATTGAGGTTACTTGGTTTAATGGTTACAGTATGTTTCCATTAATAGagattttgttgaaatatgcGAGCAAGCTAGAAAGGATGGTGTTCAGAGTAGAAAAATCAATATTTGCACCATCACCGCTATCTTCTTTGTTGTTGGCATCACAAACACTGTTGAGAATGTCAAGATCATCACCCAACTGCAAAATTGATTTCTATGATTGTAGGAATGCACGCGACTCCTAG